One window from the genome of Candidatus Neomarinimicrobiota bacterium encodes:
- a CDS encoding DsrE family protein codes for MARILIISTHGSEDPTRAGLAFFLAQGSIEAGHEPEVILAGDASVLARKVVSDSVLPVGIPPLKDLIQSALENNVPIYT; via the coding sequence ATGGCGCGAATCTTAATCATATCAACTCACGGCTCAGAGGATCCCACGCGAGCAGGTTTGGCATTTTTCCTGGCTCAAGGTTCAATTGAGGCGGGACACGAGCCGGAGGTGATACTTGCAGGCGATGCGAGCGTGTTGGCGAGGAAGGTGGTATCCGATAGTGTCCTTCCTGTGGGTATCCCCCCACTTAAAGATTTGATTCAGAGCGCATTGGAGAATAATGTACCTATTTACACCTGA
- a CDS encoding DUF309 domain-containing protein yields MIASVGMPPRKRKRAELGRLSEPHLSQNQEVEFARGVALFNKQQYYEAHEAWENVWRDMSDKQEDDAEIIFRGLIQFTAGLHLFSIGKLEGAMRNLLKAKEKLALYDKPFLGIDLNGLVATIPSSVNAPQEPSGYQILLAVKHEN; encoded by the coding sequence TTGATTGCGTCCGTTGGCATGCCACCACGTAAACGGAAGAGAGCTGAGCTAGGTCGATTATCTGAACCGCACCTCTCACAAAATCAGGAAGTTGAATTCGCCAGGGGCGTTGCGCTCTTCAACAAACAGCAATATTATGAAGCGCACGAGGCGTGGGAAAACGTCTGGCGAGATATGTCGGATAAGCAAGAGGATGACGCCGAAATAATTTTTCGTGGTCTTATACAGTTCACGGCGGGACTGCATTTGTTTTCCATCGGCAAGTTGGAAGGGGCGATGAGGAATCTCCTCAAGGCAAAAGAAAAATTGGCCTTGTACGATAAGCCATTTTTGGGCATCGATTTGAACGGATTGGTAGCAACGATTCCATCATCCGTCAACGCGCCACAGGAACCATCCGGCTACCAGATTCTGCTTGCAGTCAAGCATGAAAACTGA
- a CDS encoding 4a-hydroxytetrahydrobiopterin dehydratase codes for MQLLKDMSCQACRKDSPRVTEEEIQELLPKLPDWALVERSGIPRLERAYRFENFAQALLFTTGVGQLAEQEGHHPALLTEWGKVTVTWWTHVIHGLHRNDFIMAAKTDGLYP; via the coding sequence ATGCAACTGTTGAAGGATATGAGCTGCCAGGCCTGCCGCAAGGACTCACCCCGGGTCACGGAGGAGGAGATCCAGGAGCTGCTGCCCAAGTTGCCTGATTGGGCGCTGGTGGAACGTAGCGGCATCCCGAGGCTCGAGCGAGCGTACAGGTTTGAAAATTTCGCGCAGGCCCTACTGTTCACCACTGGAGTGGGCCAGCTGGCGGAGCAAGAGGGACACCATCCGGCCCTCTTGACAGAATGGGGTAAAGTAACGGTAACCTGGTGGACGCACGTCATTCACGGCCTGCACCGCAACGATTTTATCATGGCAGCCAAGACGGATGGATTGTACCCGTAG
- the grxD gene encoding Grx4 family monothiol glutaredoxin: MSLAEQIKLDIETTPIILYMKGTKEQPQCGFSNAVVQVLDFYGVDYKDVNIFEDPEIRVRLSEHSNWPTIPQLFVNGELIGGADIVMDLHNKGEMITVLEPALISPSQS, translated from the coding sequence ATGAGTCTTGCAGAGCAGATTAAACTCGACATCGAAACCACCCCCATCATCTTGTATATGAAGGGCACCAAGGAGCAACCCCAGTGCGGCTTTTCAAACGCGGTGGTCCAGGTGCTGGATTTCTATGGGGTGGACTATAAGGACGTGAACATATTCGAGGACCCCGAAATTCGGGTGCGTCTATCAGAGCATTCCAACTGGCCTACGATCCCGCAACTTTTCGTGAACGGAGAACTGATCGGCGGGGCCGATATCGTCATGGACTTGCACAATAAGGGGGAGATGATCACCGTCCTTGAGCCGGCGCTGATATCGCCATCCCAGTCCTGA